Proteins encoded within one genomic window of Bacteroidota bacterium:
- a CDS encoding glycosyltransferase family 9 protein has product MKVLIIRFSSIGDIVLTTPVVRCLKQQVPGAVVHFLTKKQFAPLLTTNIYIDKVIGLEDSLGDTIKVLQAEGYDQVIDLHNNLRTLRVKTLLRRPSASFAKLNLKKWLLVNTKVDCMPKVHIVDRYMATMRKLGVKYDGMGMDYFIPADTKVDLTQWPDVFAKGYVAYAIGGQHTTKKMPNHKIAEVLQALNYPVVLLGGKEDRENGDTILKQAPSCPAINLCDELSLHQSAWVAKNAKGLISHDTGMMHIAAALDVPILSIWGNTVPQLGMYPFYKDGSTAALKAEMFEVMGLKCRPCSKIGFDKCPKGHFDCMEAQNSAGIAKAALALTVNR; this is encoded by the coding sequence TTGAAGGTACTTATTATCCGTTTCAGTTCTATTGGCGATATTGTGCTTACTACGCCGGTGGTACGCTGCCTTAAACAGCAGGTACCGGGGGCTGTGGTGCATTTTCTTACCAAAAAGCAGTTTGCCCCGCTGCTTACTACTAATATATATATAGATAAGGTAATTGGTTTGGAGGATAGCCTTGGTGATACTATTAAGGTATTGCAGGCAGAGGGCTATGACCAGGTTATTGATTTACATAACAATTTGCGTACCCTACGGGTGAAGACGTTGCTGCGTCGCCCTTCTGCTTCGTTTGCAAAACTGAACCTTAAGAAGTGGTTACTTGTGAACACTAAGGTGGATTGCATGCCAAAGGTTCATATTGTGGACCGCTATATGGCAACGATGAGGAAGCTGGGGGTGAAGTATGACGGAATGGGTATGGATTATTTTATCCCCGCTGATACTAAAGTGGACTTGACGCAATGGCCGGATGTGTTTGCCAAGGGTTATGTAGCGTATGCTATTGGCGGGCAGCATACTACTAAGAAGATGCCCAACCATAAGATTGCGGAGGTTTTGCAAGCGCTGAACTATCCGGTGGTGTTGCTGGGCGGTAAAGAAGACCGGGAAAACGGTGATACTATATTAAAACAGGCTCCCTCCTGCCCTGCTATTAATTTGTGTGACGAACTAAGCTTACACCAATCGGCATGGGTGGCCAAAAACGCAAAGGGATTGATTAGCCACGATACGGGTATGATGCACATTGCTGCTGCTTTGGATGTACCTATATTATCTATATGGGGAAATACTGTACCGCAATTGGGTATGTATCCTTTTTATAAAGATGGGTCAACGGCTGCTTTAAAGGCCGAGATGTTTGAGGTGATGGGATTAAAATGCCGTCCTTGTTCTAAAATAGGATTTGATAAATGCCCCAAGGGACACTTTGACTGTATGGAAGCTCAAAACTCGGCCGGGATTGCTAAAGCAGCTTTAGCACTTACAGTTAACCGTTAA
- a CDS encoding NAD(P)/FAD-dependent oxidoreductase: protein MTLAFNELPYPTVVIIGGGFAGLRLAKQLNKSKYKVFLLDKHNYHTFQPLLYQVATGGLGSDAIAYPYRKMIGPMPNVAFRMAEVQQVDAKNNTVITNVGNFLYDYLVIATGATTNFFGNQSIEHWSMPLKSIPESLDIRSDLLQEFEKAMAAPTIADKQRILNFVIVGAGPTGVELAGAMAEIKTNVLPYDYTELDPNLMSIHLIEAGPRVLAAMSQNASDAASKFLRNMGVHVLVNTAVQEYDGQVLKLSNGTTMNTETVIWSAGVKGKLIDGLDVGSIERGRYKVDIYNKVSGYDNVFAIGDVAAMATEDYPKGHPMVAPVAMQQAANLAVNLNGLSKNKPFKPFKYYDKGSMATIGRNKAVVDLPFIKFKGWFAWYVWMLVHLLMLVGYRNRFVVLLNWVWSYFSYQRAIRLIIRPYKKDAPTGD from the coding sequence ATGACGTTAGCTTTTAACGAACTTCCGTACCCTACGGTAGTTATCATTGGGGGCGGTTTTGCAGGCCTAAGGCTGGCAAAGCAGCTAAACAAATCAAAATACAAGGTATTTCTTCTTGATAAACACAATTATCACACGTTTCAGCCACTGCTGTATCAAGTAGCTACGGGTGGTTTGGGTAGTGATGCCATTGCTTATCCGTACCGGAAAATGATAGGCCCCATGCCCAATGTTGCTTTCCGAATGGCCGAGGTGCAGCAGGTGGATGCAAAAAACAATACGGTTATTACCAACGTAGGTAACTTTTTATACGATTACTTGGTAATTGCAACCGGTGCTACTACCAACTTTTTCGGCAACCAAAGTATAGAGCATTGGAGCATGCCGTTAAAGAGTATTCCTGAGTCATTAGATATTCGCAGTGATTTATTGCAGGAGTTTGAAAAAGCCATGGCGGCACCTACTATTGCCGACAAGCAACGAATATTAAACTTTGTAATTGTTGGGGCAGGCCCCACAGGGGTAGAGTTGGCGGGGGCGATGGCCGAAATTAAGACCAACGTGCTTCCGTACGACTATACCGAGCTTGACCCTAACCTAATGTCGATACACTTGATTGAAGCAGGACCGAGGGTGCTGGCAGCAATGAGTCAGAACGCATCCGATGCGGCCTCAAAGTTTTTGAGAAACATGGGTGTGCACGTACTTGTTAATACCGCTGTACAGGAATACGACGGGCAAGTGTTGAAGTTAAGTAACGGCACTACAATGAATACCGAAACCGTAATATGGTCGGCAGGGGTGAAAGGGAAATTGATTGATGGGTTGGATGTCGGGTCTATTGAGCGGGGTAGGTATAAAGTAGATATATATAATAAGGTAAGTGGGTACGATAATGTATTTGCAATTGGTGATGTAGCTGCAATGGCTACCGAAGATTATCCCAAAGGACATCCAATGGTGGCACCTGTTGCCATGCAGCAAGCAGCCAACTTGGCTGTCAACTTAAATGGTCTTAGCAAAAACAAACCGTTTAAGCCCTTCAAGTACTACGATAAAGGTAGTATGGCTACTATTGGCCGTAACAAAGCCGTGGTTGATTTACCTTTTATAAAGTTTAAAGGGTGGTTTGCTTGGTACGTGTGGATGCTGGTGCACCTGCTGATGTTAGTGGGCTACCGCAACCGCTTTGTAGTGTTACTAAACTGGGTATGGAGCTACTTTAGCTACCAACGGGCAATACGTCTTATAATTCGTCCGTATAAAAAGGATGCTCCCACGGGAGATTAA
- a CDS encoding gliding motility-associated C-terminal domain-containing protein produces MKRKACIFLLLLGLMILPMLTQAQKENNIWYFGVGCGLDFSTTPPTPLSNGKINTNEGCSSVSDGQGNLLFYTDGISVWNKNHTVMDSGTGLKGNSSATQSSVVVKAPCTTDKYYIFTADCLESPVNASHYSVVEMQHNGGLGKVVEKNTVLFNGRSSEKITCVKDNAGGFWIIIHPIGSDAFHSYHLTSTGLDPTPVISNQGHVYENSGMGFIGYLKSSPDGKKIAACIVDARAVEIFDFDNATGKLSNHLLLDSSTNGPYYYGCSFSPDSKLFYAASLTGGGIYQFDVSLPTDAEIVASKTRISTTPGTPRTLGAMQLAADGKIYVAVMSSKKLDVIGNPNQKGVGCGYVEGGIVMTGMLTFVRLGLPNFIENPNPFGLSVDLGPDTSVCNSNSITIKPSSLLQGTYLWNTGATTTSISVATSGTYWLKITAGCEVGYDTIKVTQKNAGVTIDLGKDTIVCNKQHTLELPPPPNGVTYKWFNESSAKSVTITQSGKYWVKVNTPCGLITDTINVTLIKDSIAPIQLGNDTVICGTSYTLGTTSAPQVNYLWNTGDTFSTLTINKTGMYWLKAENACYKKADTINVEFVQDSVLSIDLGNDSLLCGSNLMLDAGYFYKAKYLWSTGDTTRTIVADTIATYSVMVTTYGCKNVIKDTINVMAFYTTPLKFPNDTDICNHHFADGFDLSPKGFYTHYNWSTGSTEPKFIAKQPGNYALQVRDTCGFVYNDDITIIVNECICDLFVPNAFTPDGDGLNDVFYVSEYCGLIKYRLWIFNRWGEVMFETNNPTATWDGTYKGQAVPEGVYGVLIDYTFDKLPTKPEYRGNLTIMR; encoded by the coding sequence ATGAAACGTAAGGCTTGTATATTTTTACTTTTACTTGGGTTAATGATTTTACCCATGCTGACGCAGGCCCAAAAAGAAAATAATATCTGGTATTTTGGTGTGGGCTGCGGGCTTGATTTTTCAACTACCCCTCCTACCCCTTTAAGCAACGGAAAAATAAACACCAACGAGGGTTGTTCTTCGGTTTCTGATGGACAAGGCAATTTGCTGTTTTATACCGATGGCATTTCTGTTTGGAATAAAAACCATACGGTGATGGATAGCGGTACCGGACTAAAGGGCAATTCTTCTGCCACGCAATCGTCGGTGGTGGTTAAGGCACCGTGTACTACAGATAAGTACTATATTTTTACTGCCGATTGTCTTGAAAGCCCCGTTAATGCTTCTCATTACTCGGTAGTAGAAATGCAACACAACGGCGGTTTGGGCAAAGTGGTTGAAAAAAACACCGTTTTGTTTAACGGAAGATCTTCAGAAAAGATTACTTGTGTAAAAGATAATGCGGGCGGTTTTTGGATTATTATACACCCCATAGGAAGCGATGCATTCCACAGCTATCATTTAACCTCAACCGGACTTGACCCTACTCCGGTGATAAGCAATCAGGGTCACGTGTATGAAAACAGCGGAATGGGCTTTATCGGTTATTTAAAATCATCACCCGACGGAAAAAAAATTGCCGCTTGTATAGTAGATGCCCGAGCTGTTGAGATTTTTGACTTTGATAATGCAACCGGAAAATTATCTAACCACTTGTTGCTAGACAGTTCAACAAACGGTCCATATTACTATGGCTGTTCATTTTCACCTGACAGTAAGTTGTTTTATGCAGCATCGCTAACCGGCGGTGGTATTTACCAATTTGATGTTTCGCTACCCACCGATGCAGAAATTGTTGCTTCAAAAACAAGAATTTCTACAACTCCGGGTACACCCCGAACATTGGGAGCCATGCAACTTGCTGCTGACGGAAAGATATATGTGGCCGTAATGAGCAGTAAAAAACTGGATGTGATTGGAAATCCTAACCAAAAAGGGGTAGGATGCGGCTATGTTGAAGGTGGAATTGTCATGACCGGTATGCTGACTTTTGTAAGATTAGGGTTACCCAATTTTATTGAAAACCCTAATCCTTTTGGCCTATCTGTTGATTTGGGACCCGATACATCTGTTTGTAATTCCAACTCAATAACTATAAAACCATCAAGCCTTTTGCAGGGAACATACTTATGGAATACAGGAGCTACCACAACTTCTATCTCTGTAGCTACCTCCGGTACTTATTGGTTAAAAATAACCGCAGGCTGCGAGGTAGGCTACGATACTATTAAAGTAACTCAGAAAAACGCAGGGGTGACTATTGATTTGGGTAAAGACACTATTGTTTGTAATAAACAACACACGCTTGAGTTACCCCCACCTCCTAATGGAGTTACCTATAAGTGGTTCAATGAATCATCAGCAAAAAGTGTTACCATTACTCAAAGCGGAAAATATTGGGTAAAGGTAAATACCCCCTGCGGTTTGATAACCGATACCATTAATGTTACCCTTATTAAAGACAGTATTGCACCTATACAATTGGGTAACGATACTGTAATTTGTGGCACTAGTTACACCCTTGGTACAACCTCGGCTCCGCAGGTAAACTATTTATGGAATACAGGCGATACATTTTCTACCCTTACTATTAATAAAACAGGAATGTATTGGCTAAAAGCTGAAAATGCTTGTTATAAAAAGGCCGACACTATTAATGTAGAGTTTGTGCAAGATTCTGTACTAAGTATTGATTTAGGCAACGATTCTTTGCTTTGCGGCAGCAACCTTATGCTTGATGCAGGTTATTTTTATAAGGCTAAATATTTATGGAGCACGGGCGACACTACCCGCACGATTGTTGCCGATACCATAGCCACCTATTCTGTAATGGTAACTACTTATGGGTGCAAAAATGTAATAAAGGACACCATAAACGTAATGGCGTTCTATACAACGCCGCTCAAGTTTCCCAACGATACTGACATCTGTAACCACCATTTTGCAGATGGTTTTGATTTAAGCCCGAAAGGTTTTTATACCCACTACAATTGGAGTACAGGTAGCACGGAGCCAAAGTTTATTGCCAAACAACCCGGCAATTATGCTTTGCAAGTGCGGGATACCTGCGGTTTCGTGTACAACGACGATATAACTATTATAGTGAACGAGTGCATTTGTGATTTGTTTGTACCCAATGCTTTTACGCCTGATGGTGACGGTTTGAATGATGTTTTTTATGTGAGTGAATATTGCGGTTTGATTAAATACCGTTTGTGGATTTTTAACCGCTGGGGCGAGGTAATGTTTGAAACCAATAACCCCACTGCCACATGGGACGGAACTTACAAAGGACAGGCAGTACCCGAAGGTGTTTATGGAGTTCTGATTGACTACACTTTTGATAAACTCCCTACAAAACCCGAGTATAGAGGCAACCTTACAATTATGAGGTAA